Proteins encoded together in one Ferroglobus placidus DSM 10642 window:
- a CDS encoding Lrp/AsnC ligand binding domain-containing protein, with the protein MALGFVLIKVSPRKEREVYEKIAQIEEVEELYPLFGEYDLIAKIVVRDFEHLSDVVVKKIRSIDGVLETKTLTGAKF; encoded by the coding sequence ATGGCACTGGGTTTCGTTTTGATAAAAGTGTCTCCGAGAAAGGAAAGAGAAGTCTACGAAAAAATAGCGCAGATAGAGGAAGTGGAGGAACTCTACCCGCTCTTCGGGGAGTACGACCTTATAGCAAAAATAGTCGTCAGGGACTTCGAGCATTTAAGCGACGTGGTTGTGAAAAAGATAAGGTCGATCGACGGAGTTCTCGAAACAAAAACCCTCACGGGAGCGAAGTTCTGA
- the mntA gene encoding type VII toxin-antitoxin system MntA family adenylyltransferase antitoxin, whose translation MEPNPKISKIIETIKSHPNVIAIYLFGSHAKGETTPLSDIDIAVILENPTPESEADIGSLSSPEIDVVLFHRLPLHIKYEVFKYGKEIFVRDEEKLLEIKLKVMREYLDTVRMYKMISSEVLG comes from the coding sequence ATGGAACCCAATCCAAAAATCTCAAAAATCATCGAAACCATCAAATCCCATCCCAACGTAATTGCAATCTACCTCTTTGGATCTCACGCTAAAGGAGAAACCACTCCGCTATCAGACATCGACATTGCAGTAATCCTCGAAAACCCAACTCCGGAAAGCGAAGCGGACATCGGAAGCTTATCATCTCCAGAAATAGATGTCGTCCTTTTCCACCGCCTACCTTTGCACATAAAATACGAAGTCTTCAAATACGGAAAGGAGATATTCGTTCGAGACGAGGAAAAGCTCTTGGAGATTAAGCTAAAGGTTATGAGAGAATACCTCGATACGGTTAGAATGTATAAAATGATATCATCAGAGGTGCTCGGATGA
- a CDS encoding c-type cytochrome, with protein sequence MVKRSFKVSSAATMILILTFLFVILHLATATPEFGAKESRNCDFCHVEGDYSQLNERGIYYLRHNYSFEGYVEKEEELNGGEGLYKKYCRGCHGEVPEEFRYKDLNEAVIEAIKSGRMPPWGIDEELSEEEIKELASYIGNWCNLCHKRIETNPTPRELVNAPPNHRFKLEHGNFWCFACHNPENRDTFLLVNGSAIPFSKSPELCRQCHAVIYKDWKMPSTVDGWATYQTQLPMSSAQTATILTTLIQHLNRSLLKNPQKNHPRLLFL encoded by the coding sequence ATGGTTAAACGATCGTTTAAGGTTTCATCAGCAGCGACAATGATACTCATATTAACATTTCTATTTGTAATTTTACATCTCGCTACAGCAACTCCAGAATTCGGTGCGAAAGAAAGCAGAAATTGCGATTTTTGCCACGTAGAAGGGGACTACTCTCAGCTTAACGAGAGGGGAATTTACTATCTTCGGCACAACTACTCCTTTGAAGGGTACGTTGAGAAAGAGGAAGAGCTGAACGGTGGGGAAGGATTGTATAAAAAGTACTGTAGAGGCTGCCACGGTGAAGTTCCAGAGGAATTTAGGTATAAAGATTTGAATGAGGCTGTCATTGAAGCGATAAAAAGCGGGAGAATGCCACCTTGGGGTATTGATGAGGAACTAAGCGAGGAGGAAATTAAAGAACTCGCATCCTATATTGGCAACTGGTGCAACTTATGCCATAAACGGATTGAGACAAATCCTACTCCGAGAGAACTTGTTAATGCTCCTCCAAATCACAGATTCAAGCTTGAACACGGCAACTTCTGGTGCTTCGCCTGCCACAATCCTGAAAATAGAGATACATTCCTTCTTGTTAATGGTTCAGCTATACCTTTCAGCAAATCTCCAGAGCTGTGTAGGCAGTGCCATGCTGTGATATACAAAGACTGGAAAATGCCATCCACGGTAGATGGGTGGGCAACATATCAAACCCAACTCCCGATGTCATCTGCACAGACTGCCACGATCCTCACGACATTAATCCAGCATTTAAACCGATCACTCCTGAAAAACCCCCAGAAAAACCACCCTCGCCTCCTATTCCTTTAA
- a CDS encoding phosphoribosyltransferase → MNVEEILKKLEFCSMFSYCPKDDSEEGSFAKKVMSWIKNDTVVAVKKPVVREGKTKMIQQEMPMSCYVAEQLKILVDKGYFSDFFPKDVILVPMPRSSPIKKGQLWPAYQIAKAMEDEGLGVVEPLIQRVSPIQKSSYAPPNKRPKPADHFNSMRVSQIVDLDCNHVLLVDDIVTRGHTFMGAAWRIKVAYPEAEIKAFAAMQTISDKSKFKRYFYPAKGTINYWPNSGTCRRDWEPIR, encoded by the coding sequence ATGAACGTAGAAGAAATTTTAAAAAAGCTCGAATTTTGCTCAATGTTCTCCTATTGCCCCAAGGACGATTCTGAAGAAGGGTCGTTTGCGAAGAAGGTTATGAGCTGGATAAAAAATGATACCGTTGTAGCAGTCAAAAAACCAGTAGTTAGAGAAGGTAAGACGAAAATGATTCAGCAAGAAATGCCTATGTCCTGTTATGTGGCTGAGCAATTGAAAATTTTGGTCGACAAAGGTTATTTCTCAGACTTCTTCCCTAAAGATGTGATTTTAGTCCCCATGCCTCGATCATCACCAATTAAGAAGGGACAACTTTGGCCAGCATATCAGATAGCAAAAGCGATGGAAGACGAAGGATTAGGAGTTGTTGAGCCACTAATCCAAAGAGTGTCCCCTATCCAAAAGTCATCTTATGCTCCACCAAACAAAAGACCAAAACCTGCAGACCACTTTAACAGCATGAGAGTTAGCCAGATTGTGGATTTGGATTGTAACCATGTTTTGCTTGTCGACGACATCGTAACCAGAGGACACACATTCATGGGTGCAGCTTGGAGAATTAAGGTTGCATACCCCGAAGCTGAAATAAAAGCATTTGCAGCAATGCAAACAATCAGCGATAAATCAAAATTTAAGAGATACTTCTATCCGGCAAAAGGAACAATAAATTATTGGCCAAATTCCGGAACCTGCAGACGCGATTGGGAACCTATTAGATAA
- a CDS encoding 4Fe-4S dicluster domain-containing protein: MKRRDFIKKVVMTSAIAPVASLRISFLNVSIEELTQKHFKEMSEEEKKAVIERLEREYKERYGVDVNIKTTPAKEGVVWGYALNIKRCIGCRRCVYACVKENNQSRASPDDPTSNEIHWIRVLEVAQEKLEPGTEEQGIGTKFGDVVAGVVLEESEHYYDPEKVPEDGKMYIPIQCQQCEKPPCVKVCPTRATWKEPDGIIVIDYNWCIGCRYCMAACPYWARRFNWSWPYIPKEEINPNQHYLGNRIRYRGVVEKCTFCIQRTREGRYPACVEACPVGARKFGNLLDPNSEIRKIIREKKVFRLKEELGTEPKFFYFMD; encoded by the coding sequence ATGAAAAGGAGGGATTTTATCAAGAAGGTTGTTATGACTTCTGCAATAGCTCCTGTAGCTTCCCTCAGAATATCGTTCCTGAACGTTTCAATTGAAGAGCTAACTCAAAAGCATTTCAAAGAGATGAGCGAAGAGGAAAAGAAAGCGGTTATAGAAAGACTCGAAAGAGAGTACAAAGAAAGGTATGGCGTTGATGTGAACATAAAAACCACCCCAGCAAAAGAAGGCGTGGTTTGGGGTTACGCTTTAAACATAAAAAGGTGTATAGGCTGCAGACGTTGCGTTTACGCTTGCGTTAAGGAGAACAATCAGTCCAGAGCTTCTCCCGACGATCCTACGAGCAACGAAATCCACTGGATACGTGTGTTGGAGGTGGCACAGGAGAAACTTGAGCCGGGGACTGAAGAGCAGGGAATTGGTACGAAGTTCGGGGATGTTGTTGCGGGTGTCGTTTTAGAGGAGAGCGAACACTACTATGATCCCGAAAAAGTCCCAGAAGACGGGAAGATGTACATCCCCATTCAATGTCAGCAATGCGAAAAGCCGCCGTGCGTTAAAGTTTGCCCAACAAGAGCCACTTGGAAAGAGCCCGACGGGATAATCGTCATAGACTACAACTGGTGCATAGGTTGCAGATACTGCATGGCAGCCTGCCCTTATTGGGCGAGGAGATTCAACTGGAGCTGGCCGTACATTCCAAAAGAAGAGATTAATCCGAATCAGCATTATCTGGGCAATCGAATAAGGTATAGAGGTGTGGTGGAGAAGTGTACTTTCTGCATTCAGCGAACGAGGGAGGGAAGATATCCCGCATGCGTAGAAGCATGTCCGGTTGGAGCGAGAAAGTTTGGAAATCTTCTCGATCCAAATAGCGAGATAAGGAAAATAATCAGAGAAAAAAAGGTGTTCAGGCTGAAAGAGGAGCTTGGCACGGAGCCGAAGTTCTTCTATTTTATGGACTGA
- a CDS encoding DNA processing protein DprA — MTLHKSLEANIRKITPKELLGRKLNDFERRYAPKELYIAGSMKIPLPEPRVAVIGTRKPSPKGIEAASKITKVLVEHGVVVVSGLARGIDTVAHKTAIENGGKTIAVLGTPLNKFYPAENKPLQELIMKEHLAISQYPIGYITKPKHFVLRNRTMALISNASIIVEAGESSGVISQGWETLRLGRPLFFWKSLVEKDFKWVREMMKYGACVLQNVNDLKRAIREMLPPPAEIPKSELRVVDLSSFL, encoded by the coding sequence ATGACTTTACACAAATCGCTGGAAGCCAACATAAGAAAAATCACTCCTAAAGAGTTGCTGGGGCGAAAGCTTAACGATTTTGAGAGGAGATACGCTCCAAAGGAGCTTTACATTGCAGGTTCGATGAAGATACCTCTCCCAGAGCCGAGGGTGGCTGTAATTGGAACAAGAAAACCATCGCCTAAGGGAATCGAGGCTGCATCAAAAATTACGAAGGTTCTTGTTGAGCACGGTGTTGTGGTCGTAAGCGGTCTCGCAAGGGGAATTGACACCGTTGCACACAAAACAGCAATTGAAAATGGCGGAAAAACAATCGCTGTGTTGGGGACTCCTCTCAACAAATTTTATCCTGCGGAAAACAAACCTCTGCAGGAGCTAATCATGAAAGAGCATTTGGCTATCAGCCAGTATCCCATCGGATACATCACCAAGCCGAAACACTTCGTTCTCAGGAACCGAACTATGGCTTTGATATCCAACGCAAGCATCATTGTTGAGGCAGGGGAAAGCAGTGGGGTGATTTCTCAGGGTTGGGAGACTTTGAGACTTGGCAGACCACTCTTTTTCTGGAAATCACTTGTGGAAAAGGACTTTAAATGGGTCAGAGAAATGATGAAGTATGGGGCTTGCGTTCTTCAAAATGTCAATGATTTGAAGCGTGCCATTCGTGAGATGCTCCCTCCTCCTGCAGAAATTCCAAAATCAGAGTTAAGGGTTGTAGACCTCAGTAGTTTTCTATAG
- a CDS encoding type II toxin-antitoxin system VapC family toxin encodes MNLILDTSFLIELKKGNKKAVEALNERKEDCEDIVVSTLTVYELLVGANYIWKKHGNAKEMMIISDMLKALTVVPVDLDVVKRASEVKAELILRGIDVPDLDILIACSTDGEILTFDKDFNPLKELGFKISFLGDEDE; translated from the coding sequence TTGAATCTCATACTCGATACGTCGTTCCTAATCGAGCTTAAAAAGGGTAATAAAAAAGCTGTAGAAGCTTTAAATGAGCGAAAAGAAGATTGCGAAGATATAGTTGTCAGCACGCTAACTGTCTACGAGCTACTCGTAGGAGCTAACTACATCTGGAAAAAGCACGGTAATGCAAAAGAGATGATGATAATCAGCGACATGCTGAAGGCTCTAACAGTTGTTCCAGTCGATTTAGATGTTGTAAAAAGAGCATCCGAGGTAAAAGCTGAACTGATTCTTAGAGGTATTGACGTTCCAGACTTGGACATTCTGATAGCTTGCAGTACCGACGGGGAAATTTTAACATTTGATAAAGACTTCAATCCGTTAAAGGAATTGGGGTTTAAGATTTCGTTTTTAGGTGATGAGGATGAATGA
- a CDS encoding geranylgeranyl reductase family protein, which yields MKVCVVGGRVAGSLTALNLGERDAEVVVFEEHRDSGFPVSCAGLISEDCYERLRNFGVNAKQNEIKGAFFFSPSGKYVEAIGKSRGVVVERKLMDSQLLRRASKVAEVRMSSKVVGVERGEVTFIVNGREKKESFDVLVGADGVNSVVAKSFGFKRPKIFLAVQILSEFEAIDEKFVELYFGRRYSEGFFAYAVPIEEDLAKIGVVSKTNPMVYLQRLINEHPSVSERIGKGFLELNVGAIPIGLVDFVRENVALIGDSAGMVKPYTGGGIYYTLIGAEVLGKTFPNLKAFEKAYKKRMWKEYYFGEKIRKLYETLKDEDYEELVKIASDLSFEDLHMDKPSSILKFLIKNPKILKVVRFFFP from the coding sequence GTGAAAGTATGCGTTGTGGGAGGTAGAGTAGCTGGAAGTTTGACCGCTTTAAATCTCGGGGAAAGAGATGCAGAGGTCGTTGTGTTTGAAGAGCACAGGGATTCTGGGTTTCCAGTCAGTTGCGCCGGCTTGATAAGCGAGGATTGCTACGAAAGACTGAGAAATTTCGGAGTTAACGCCAAGCAGAACGAGATAAAAGGAGCTTTCTTCTTTTCTCCTAGTGGAAAATACGTCGAAGCAATTGGAAAGAGTAGAGGAGTTGTCGTTGAGAGGAAACTAATGGATTCCCAGCTTTTAAGAAGAGCTTCAAAGGTTGCTGAGGTGAGGATGAGTTCAAAGGTAGTTGGAGTTGAGAGAGGAGAAGTGACGTTTATCGTTAATGGAAGAGAAAAGAAAGAGAGTTTCGACGTGCTCGTAGGAGCTGACGGAGTTAACAGCGTCGTCGCTAAGAGTTTTGGATTTAAAAGACCGAAAATTTTCTTGGCTGTTCAAATTCTTTCCGAGTTTGAGGCGATTGACGAAAAATTCGTTGAGCTTTACTTTGGAAGAAGGTATTCCGAGGGGTTTTTCGCCTACGCTGTTCCCATCGAAGAGGACTTGGCAAAAATCGGCGTGGTTTCGAAGACGAATCCTATGGTGTATTTGCAAAGGCTCATCAACGAGCATCCGTCGGTTTCCGAAAGGATCGGGAAGGGATTTTTGGAGCTGAACGTGGGAGCGATACCAATAGGTCTTGTGGATTTTGTTAGGGAAAATGTGGCTTTAATCGGTGATTCGGCTGGAATGGTAAAGCCATATACTGGGGGAGGAATTTACTACACGCTAATAGGGGCAGAGGTTCTCGGAAAGACTTTTCCAAACCTGAAAGCTTTCGAGAAAGCGTACAAAAAAAGGATGTGGAAAGAGTACTATTTCGGAGAGAAGATCAGAAAGCTGTACGAAACGCTGAAGGATGAAGATTACGAGGAGCTCGTCAAAATAGCTTCCGATTTAAGCTTCGAGGATTTGCACATGGACAAGCCGAGCTCTATCCTGAAATTTTTGATTAAAAATCCGAAAATATTGAAAGTGGTTAGATTCTTCTTCCCCTAA
- a CDS encoding DUF5612 domain-containing protein, protein MIRGLRIIAKNQIGVLRDLTTIIAEHNGNITYAQTFIIKHGEYRGNALIYFEIDGGEFEKIVEKIKELPTVIEVEEEKPFEKVFGKRVIIFGGGALVSQVALGAITEADRHNLRGERISVDTMPLVGEEELAEAVKAVSRLHRAEILVLAGGIMGGKIAEEVKKLRKAGIRVISLNMFGDVPKVSDLVVSDPVMAGTLAVMHISERAQFDIDRVRGRRI, encoded by the coding sequence ATGATCAGGGGGTTAAGGATAATAGCGAAGAACCAGATAGGAGTTTTAAGAGATTTGACCACTATAATCGCCGAGCACAACGGAAACATAACCTACGCTCAGACGTTCATAATAAAGCACGGAGAATACAGAGGTAACGCTCTGATCTACTTCGAAATCGATGGAGGAGAATTTGAAAAAATCGTGGAAAAGATAAAAGAATTGCCGACGGTCATAGAAGTTGAGGAGGAAAAACCCTTCGAGAAAGTTTTCGGGAAGAGGGTCATAATCTTCGGCGGTGGAGCACTTGTTTCGCAGGTGGCTCTCGGAGCTATAACTGAAGCGGACAGACACAACTTAAGGGGAGAAAGGATCAGCGTTGACACAATGCCGTTAGTAGGAGAAGAAGAGCTTGCCGAAGCCGTGAAGGCTGTTTCGAGACTTCACAGAGCGGAAATCTTAGTGTTGGCTGGAGGAATCATGGGGGGTAAGATAGCGGAGGAAGTTAAGAAACTAAGAAAGGCTGGAATAAGAGTGATAAGCCTCAACATGTTCGGAGACGTGCCAAAAGTAAGCGACCTCGTCGTGAGCGATCCAGTTATGGCGGGAACTCTTGCGGTGATGCACATATCCGAAAGAGCTCAATTCGACATAGACAGAGTTAGGGGAAGAAGAATCTAA
- a CDS encoding ABC transporter substrate-binding protein: MKTRILIFLILISLPLLSLCEEKKQIEVEKHFNLSEVFNTSLIDDTGYPIKNVKPERIVSLAPSNTEILFAIGAGDKVVGVTDYCNYPPEVVEKKEKGELVSVGGYSTVNIERVLALKPDLVVASYGNGLETIETLRSLGVYVIAFDPKSIEDVMRSIYLIGVATGKENEAKELVRKMAERIDKVREKVKNEKKVRVAHIIWHDPIWVSGRETFADDVIRLAGGVNVFNFTGWKIVSVEDLIAANPEVIVVNSGSGMGGGRNIIYEWVVSDERLKSVEAVKSGRVYVINADIISRPSYRLAEAVEVMSRFLHPEAWK; this comes from the coding sequence ATGAAAACGAGGATTCTCATTTTTTTAATTTTAATCTCCCTACCCCTGCTTTCACTGTGCGAGGAGAAAAAACAGATCGAAGTTGAGAAACATTTTAACCTTTCCGAAGTTTTCAACACGTCTCTTATCGATGATACCGGATATCCAATTAAAAACGTAAAGCCAGAGAGGATTGTTTCCCTCGCCCCGAGCAACACCGAAATCCTCTTTGCGATAGGGGCTGGAGACAAGGTTGTTGGAGTAACGGACTACTGCAACTATCCTCCAGAGGTGGTGGAAAAGAAAGAAAAAGGAGAACTCGTCAGCGTAGGAGGATACTCTACCGTGAACATCGAAAGAGTGCTTGCGTTAAAACCGGATCTCGTGGTAGCGAGCTATGGGAATGGACTCGAAACGATCGAAACTTTGAGAAGCCTTGGAGTTTACGTTATAGCTTTCGATCCCAAGTCGATTGAAGACGTTATGAGGAGTATTTACTTAATCGGAGTTGCCACAGGAAAAGAAAATGAAGCAAAAGAGCTTGTGAGAAAGATGGCTGAGAGAATTGATAAAGTTAGAGAGAAAGTTAAAAACGAAAAAAAGGTGAGGGTTGCTCACATAATATGGCACGATCCGATATGGGTTTCTGGAAGGGAGACTTTTGCTGACGACGTGATAAGATTGGCTGGCGGAGTTAACGTGTTCAACTTTACCGGCTGGAAGATAGTGAGCGTAGAAGATCTCATCGCTGCAAATCCTGAAGTGATAGTCGTGAACAGCGGAAGCGGAATGGGTGGAGGAAGAAACATTATTTACGAATGGGTGGTCAGCGATGAAAGACTGAAGAGTGTAGAGGCGGTAAAGAGCGGAAGAGTTTATGTTATAAATGCTGACATAATCTCCCGCCCTTCCTACAGACTTGCCGAGGCTGTTGAAGTCATGTCGAGGTTTTTGCATCCGGAGGCGTGGAAGTAA
- a CDS encoding M48 family metallopeptidase — protein MNITSFLVTNLLFGILLMTLLFCISLILTYVGYLKKGKSLLTLLQFFIVLLVLSILTGVILSAISSNLLITVMAYFIFFLLITLLIWWEYSEFKCMNTEKISEINGIPIILCYDANKIYNAWFNPRKRDIHITKSLFEVLSEKEREAIIYHEIGHSKNKFWFVTTVIMRGLWLVLASFIIAITQLILFSNINISLKISLSLTFVAFLPMYAISFMISSWINEHEADVYATQMVGFKPTAMALVKLHIYNNLRGYESFLKNVEFSGNLLVEGVSYKALFREIIKSVIVYLNPQIIFNRPLPKTHPPLRLRLEKIVRFSNCLQ, from the coding sequence ATGAATATCACCAGTTTTCTGGTCACAAATTTGTTGTTTGGAATTTTATTGATGACTCTCCTATTTTGCATTTCGCTTATTCTGACATATGTGGGATATCTCAAAAAGGGAAAGTCACTGTTAACTCTTTTGCAGTTTTTTATTGTGTTACTGGTTCTTTCGATTTTAACAGGTGTGATTTTATCAGCGATTAGTTCAAACCTACTTATTACAGTCATGGCGTATTTTATTTTCTTTTTGTTAATCACCCTCCTAATCTGGTGGGAATATTCAGAATTCAAATGCATGAATACGGAGAAAATTAGCGAAATTAATGGGATTCCGATTATTCTATGCTATGACGCTAATAAAATTTACAATGCGTGGTTTAATCCGAGGAAAAGGGATATACACATTACCAAGAGTCTTTTTGAAGTTTTATCGGAGAAAGAAAGAGAAGCTATTATTTATCATGAGATTGGGCACTCTAAAAACAAATTCTGGTTCGTTACAACGGTAATCATGCGTGGTTTGTGGCTCGTGTTAGCGTCGTTTATTATAGCTATAACTCAGTTAATTCTATTTTCGAATATTAATATTTCTCTGAAAATTAGCTTATCTTTGACATTCGTAGCATTTTTGCCAATGTATGCCATTTCATTCATGATTTCAAGCTGGATAAACGAGCACGAGGCGGACGTTTATGCAACGCAGATGGTAGGATTTAAGCCAACTGCAATGGCACTTGTTAAATTGCATATTTACAACAATTTGAGAGGCTATGAGTCTTTTTTAAAGAATGTTGAATTTTCAGGTAACTTATTAGTCGAGGGAGTATCTTACAAAGCACTTTTCAGGGAAATAATAAAGTCTGTCATTGTTTACCTCAACCCCCAGATTATTTTTAACAGACCCTTACCCAAAACACATCCACCTTTGAGATTGAGACTAGAGAAGATTGTTAGATTTTCGAATTGCCTTCAATGA
- the nrfD gene encoding NrfD/PsrC family molybdoenzyme membrane anchor subunit — MKGILREIRYFLDFVLASIKIALTGDRRYYVWLASLVMLVVLGTYAYVYQLMHGLIVTGMRDQVSWGLYISNFTFFVGVAASAVLIVAPLYLYNYREFEYIVTFGEFLAVAALIIALTNVLADVGRVERLWHMFPLIGTPNWPDSMLVWDVIVLNGYLLLNLLIPGYKLYKKYIGSEPSNWIKFFIFLSIPWAALST, encoded by the coding sequence GTGAAAGGTATTTTGAGGGAAATTCGTTACTTTCTGGACTTCGTGCTTGCATCAATAAAAATAGCTCTCACCGGCGATCGAAGGTATTACGTATGGCTCGCGAGCTTGGTTATGCTCGTCGTTCTCGGGACTTATGCGTACGTATACCAGCTCATGCATGGTCTAATTGTTACCGGAATGCGTGATCAAGTGAGCTGGGGGCTTTACATCTCAAACTTCACGTTCTTCGTTGGTGTTGCAGCTTCAGCAGTTCTAATCGTCGCACCCCTCTATCTCTACAACTACAGGGAATTTGAGTACATTGTCACTTTCGGAGAATTCTTGGCAGTGGCAGCTCTGATAATCGCACTTACAAACGTTTTAGCTGATGTGGGTAGAGTAGAAAGGTTGTGGCACATGTTTCCGCTGATCGGAACTCCGAACTGGCCTGATTCGATGCTTGTTTGGGATGTCATTGTGCTGAACGGATACCTGCTTTTGAATCTCTTGATTCCGGGATACAAACTTTACAAGAAGTACATAGGCTCAGAGCCAAGTAATTGGATAAAGTTCTTCATATTTCTTTCCATTCCCTGGGCAGCCCTGTCAACTTAA
- a CDS encoding transglutaminase domain-containing protein, translated as MSIEGRKSLLPSLSIIVFIVFVEFPVLSVIYPLIEVITIYPLLISLILSLAVFAYKFQKSVRSLKRLTKQIMALFIIFWFLSQITMLVAVEFEYRGTVNEYAQFFKENLKEKSKMDSSWAVVVAYRDEFEGTYGSDETLPNRIITRDSGFYLGFTPLFAAYLVWFDGYEKLIVLQKKGNCGEFAIAIKTFLRDVTGLETRKVNMEGFDHAFPEIYWNGSWWVFDGIFTTPSYPVKAESYAEYLKKNKRNVYENLYNLREDETGTSVLAKHGFKAVNITIVAIIDPAAGEANDRPAKNAEVEIFALKNWYDPLIERGETDESGKYQTVLRNYGDYVIMAKSFDGNFVGILEVNGWDLEDGDKVVVRLHKYE; from the coding sequence ATGAGCATTGAAGGTAGGAAGAGCTTATTGCCATCTTTGTCAATTATCGTGTTTATCGTTTTCGTCGAGTTTCCAGTCTTGTCTGTAATTTATCCGTTAATTGAAGTTATAACGATTTATCCACTGCTAATCTCCCTAATTCTTTCACTGGCAGTTTTCGCATATAAGTTTCAAAAATCTGTGAGGAGCTTGAAGAGATTGACAAAGCAAATAATGGCTTTGTTCATAATTTTCTGGTTTCTTTCTCAAATTACAATGCTTGTTGCTGTGGAGTTTGAGTATCGTGGTACCGTAAACGAGTACGCACAGTTTTTCAAAGAAAATCTCAAAGAGAAAAGTAAAATGGACTCTTCCTGGGCGGTTGTTGTAGCATACAGGGATGAATTTGAAGGGACTTACGGAAGCGATGAAACTCTGCCCAACAGAATTATAACGAGAGATTCAGGATTTTACCTCGGATTCACACCACTATTTGCAGCATACCTTGTCTGGTTTGATGGATACGAAAAATTAATAGTTCTGCAGAAAAAGGGAAATTGCGGCGAATTTGCCATTGCGATTAAAACCTTTTTACGAGATGTTACTGGACTGGAAACAAGAAAGGTCAACATGGAAGGATTCGACCACGCTTTCCCAGAAATTTACTGGAATGGAAGTTGGTGGGTTTTCGACGGGATTTTTACAACACCCAGTTATCCTGTGAAAGCAGAATCATACGCTGAATATCTAAAAAAGAATAAAAGAAATGTTTACGAAAATTTATACAATCTGAGAGAAGATGAAACTGGAACTTCTGTTCTTGCTAAACACGGATTTAAAGCCGTGAATATCACGATTGTTGCGATAATCGACCCTGCTGCAGGTGAAGCAAACGATAGACCAGCAAAAAATGCTGAAGTAGAGATTTTCGCATTGAAAAACTGGTATGACCCTCTGATTGAAAGAGGCGAGACAGATGAGAGTGGAAAATATCAAACTGTGCTGAGAAATTATGGAGATTACGTTATAATGGCTAAGTCATTTGATGGCAATTTTGTAGGTATTCTGGAGGTGAATGGTTGGGATTTGGAAGATGGAGATAAAGTTGTGGTGAGGTTGCATAAGTATGAGTAA
- a CDS encoding antitoxin VapB family protein, whose product MKTITISDEVYEKLVRIKGKKSFSAIIDELIKRNVEKRIEMLIKSAEKTGYEDELEKISKEIRKSFRVRI is encoded by the coding sequence ATGAAAACTATAACAATATCGGATGAAGTCTACGAGAAGCTCGTTAGGATCAAGGGAAAGAAGAGTTTCAGTGCCATCATAGATGAGCTGATAAAAAGAAATGTAGAGAAAAGGATTGAAATGTTAATTAAATCCGCCGAGAAGACGGGATATGAGGATGAACTAGAGAAAATCTCCAAGGAAATAAGAAAGAGCTTCAGGGTGAGAATTTGA
- a CDS encoding IS6 family transposase, giving the protein MKLKKLIEELELFERERVPNDIRILGVATYVQTSSTRRTAKILSEFRPVSHTAVWKWIKKFKKLPISTEKNTTRNILTARSFVKEVLNYCENEPKFLIDKAPWLRKAIESLGLEFEHQTFRKEKSG; this is encoded by the coding sequence ATGAAGTTGAAGAAGCTTATAGAGGAGCTTGAGTTGTTTGAGAGGGAAAGAGTTCCGAACGACATTAGAATTCTTGGCGTAGCCACTTACGTTCAAACTTCTTCGACGAGGAGAACGGCTAAAATTCTCTCAGAGTTTCGTCCGGTCTCCCATACGGCTGTGTGGAAGTGGATAAAGAAGTTTAAAAAACTGCCGATTTCGACTGAGAAGAACACGACGAGAAACATTCTTACAGCAAGGTCTTTCGTCAAAGAAGTTCTTAATTACTGCGAGAACGAACCCAAGTTTTTGATAGACAAAGCACCATGGCTGAGAAAAGCAATAGAAAGTTTAGGCTTGGAATTTGAACACCAAACCTTTCGGAAAGAGAAGTCTGGTTGA